GTGGCGTAGGGCGTGGGGGGTGGGTAGTGGCTCGGCCAGAGCGGCGGCGACGACTGCCGGGCCCCAGAAGCGGTCACGGAAGTTGTTCGGCCGCAGGGGCCCGCCCCGCCGGCCGGCCCACACCAGGTCGTCGGAGGCCAGACCGAGCCGGCGGACTCGGGCGACCAACAGGTCGGCGGACTCGTCGGTGAGGGTGGGCACCGTGCGCCGGCCCGCGGCCGACTTCGGCGGGCCGAACACCAGGCTGTGGCCGTCGCCGAACTTCTTCTGCACCTCCCCGGCGGTCTCGCGCACCCGCACCGACCCGGCGCCGAGGTCGAGGTCACGGACCCGCTGGGCGGCGAGCTCACCGATGCGCAACCCGAGATCGGCGTTGACCCCCACCAGGTCCCGGTAGTGACCGTCGAAGCAGGCCTCCAGCCGCCCCAACTCATCGAGGTCCAGGAACCGGGCCTCGGACCACTCCACCCGCGGCGGGCTCACCCCGACGACCGGGTTGTCGTGCAGCCGAGCATCGTCGACCGCGGCGGCGAACACCTTGGAGAGGATCTGCAGGTGCTTCTCCACCGTCGCTGGCGCCAACCCGTCGGCGACGAGGTCGTCGCGGAACCGCTCCACCATGGCGGGGGTGACCGCGGCCATCGGCACCCCGCCGAGTGCCGGCAGGGTCCGCGCCTTGAGGTAGGCGTCGTCGCGGGCCTGGGTGCTGGGCCGCAGGTGCACCTGGCCCCGGCCCCACACCTCGACCCACTCGGCGAGGGTGATCTGACCGCGACCGGGTTCGACCCAGGTGCCCCGCCGGCGATCAGCGAGGCGGGCCTCCCGCCAGGCGGCGGCCTCGTCCTGGGTGTCGAAAGTGGCGCTGACCTCGCGGCCGTCGGGGCCCCGCAGGCGGGCCTGCCAGCCCGCCCCGCGGCGCTTCACGCCCGGCACCTGCCGCCGGCCGCTCACCACACCACCTCGTTGCGGGGCCGCCCACCCCGCCGCGCCGGCGACGGCGGCGTCTCACCGTGGTCGGCCTCGACGGTCTGTTCGGCCAGGAACGCGGCCACGTCCTCGGGACGGAACCGCAACTGGTTGGCGACCTTGACGTGGCGGATGCGGCGCTCATGGGTCAACCGGTACACGAACCGGCGGCCCACCCCCAGGTACGCGGCGAGACGGTCCACGTCCCACAGCTCCTCGGACAGCCCGGCGGCACCGTCGCTCACATCGACACAACATGCCAACGGCCGCGACGAAATGGGGGGCCTCAGGCGGCGGGCGGGGACCCGGCGCGGACAAACCGCGGACAAACGGGGTGTCGCCGGGGGTGACGGGAACTGCACGGTCGGGCCTTTCCGGCCCCTGACCAGGGAGTTCTCCGGGTGGGCGATACTGGGCTCGAACCAGTGACCTCTGCCGTGTGAAGGCAGCGCTCTCCCACTGAGCTAATCGCCCGGAGCGAGCAAGGGTAGCGCAGGCGCCCGCCAGATCCGAACCCTGCGGTGCGGCCGCTGCGTACGCTGGACGCCATGACGAGCGCCGCCGACGCCGCCGAGCGTCTCGTCGCCGCCGCCGAGTCCGGCGAGCTCGACGCGATCTGTCAGGCCCGCGGTGTCCGTCTGCTCGGGCTGTTCGGGAGCGCCGCCCGACCGGCCGGCGGGCCACCCCCGAACGATGTCGACGTCGCCGTCTCCTGGGACGGTCTCCCCGACGAGCTCGGGCTCCTCGACGACCTCGTCGTCCTCAGCGGCTTCGACGGGATCGACCTGGCGGTCATCGACCGCGCCGATCCCCTGTTGCGGGCCAACGCCATGGTGGGCAAGGCCCTCTTCGAATCGGAGCCCGGTGGGTACGCGGTCACGCAGATGGCGGCGCTGGCCGAGGAGCGCGACACACGTTGGCTGCGCGACCTCGACCTCGAGGCGCTTCGACGATCCTGATGTCGGCGTTCACCTGAACGCCGACGCCACTATCCGATGGGCGCCACCTGGTCGAATGCGATGGTGTCCTCCAAGAGGGCCATGAGGCGCAGGACGCCGGCGTCGGCGTGCTGGGGGCCGACGATCTGGAGGCCGACCGGCAGGCCCTTGGCAGTGAGCCCGGCGCACACCGAGCCCGCCGGCGATCGGGTCAGGTTGAAGCCGTAGGTGAAGCGCACCCAGTTGACGTCGGGGTGGCCGTTGATGGTGCCGAACTCTCCCGGCGCCGGCGTCTGGCCCGCACAGGTGGGGGTCAGCAGGTAGTCCACGTCGTGGAAGAGCTCGACCAGCGCCACGTTCAGACGGTGCGCGGTGTCCATGGCCCCGAGGACGTCGGGGGCGGCCACGTGGTCCTTCCCGAACCCCATCTGCTCACGCAGGCCCGGGTCGATGCCCTCCCACTCGGGCGTGCCCTCGAAGTCCCGCAGCGTCCGGTAGGTGGCCACCGCCGTGAGCCCGAACCAGTCGAGCACCGGGTCCTCGTGCCACACCGTGTCCACCTCGACCACCTCGGTGCCCGTCGCCTCCAGCCTTGCGAGCGCCGCTTCGCACAGCGCCCGCACCTCGTCGTCCACCGGCGAGAAGCCCATGGTCGGCGACCACGCCACCTTGCGGGGCGGGCGGGGCTCGGCCACGCCGTCGAGCCAGTCCGACGACGGCATGGGCAGCGAGCGCAGGTCGGTGGGGTCGGGTCCCACCGCGGCGCCCAGGGCGAGGGCGGCGTCGCGGACGCGCACCGTCATCGGCCCCTTCACCGACAGATCGGCCCAGTTGGGGGCGTGCGGCCCGCCGACCGCCACACGCCCCAACGACGGCTTGAATCCGGAGAGGCCACACACCGCGGCCGGGATGCGGATCGAGCCGCCGCCGTCCGAGCCGGTGGCCAGCGGGACCATCCCCGCCGCCAGCGCCGCTGCGGACCCACCGGACGACCCGCCCGCCGAGTGACCCAGCTCCCACGGGTTGCGGGTGGCGCCG
This Acidimicrobiales bacterium DNA region includes the following protein-coding sequences:
- a CDS encoding site-specific integrase; translation: MKRRGAGWQARLRGPDGREVSATFDTQDEAAAWREARLADRRRGTWVEPGRGQITLAEWVEVWGRGQVHLRPSTQARDDAYLKARTLPALGGVPMAAVTPAMVERFRDDLVADGLAPATVEKHLQILSKVFAAAVDDARLHDNPVVGVSPPRVEWSEARFLDLDELGRLEACFDGHYRDLVGVNADLGLRIGELAAQRVRDLDLGAGSVRVRETAGEVQKKFGDGHSLVFGPPKSAAGRRTVPTLTDESADLLVARVRRLGLASDDLVWAGRRGGPLRPNNFRDRFWGPAVVAAALAEPLPTPHALRHTAVARWIAAGVTDPYKLARWAGHTSITTIYRFYGHLLPEDTTDLRRNLSAQRARPQVA
- a CDS encoding amidase, with protein sequence MDFRQSTVADLADQVRTKQVSSRELTQAALDRIEALNPEVNAFVAFDGDAALRDAAAVDELVAAGEDPGPLAGIPIGVKDLEDAAGFVTTMGSSTRASVPPAVADSILVSRLRAAGCVVVGKTNTPEFGWKGDTSNPTFGATRNPWELGHSAGGSSGGSAAALAAGMVPLATGSDGGGSIRIPAAVCGLSGFKPSLGRVAVGGPHAPNWADLSVKGPMTVRVRDAALALGAAVGPDPTDLRSLPMPSSDWLDGVAEPRPPRKVAWSPTMGFSPVDDEVRALCEAALARLEATGTEVVEVDTVWHEDPVLDWFGLTAVATYRTLRDFEGTPEWEGIDPGLREQMGFGKDHVAAPDVLGAMDTAHRLNVALVELFHDVDYLLTPTCAGQTPAPGEFGTINGHPDVNWVRFTYGFNLTRSPAGSVCAGLTAKGLPVGLQIVGPQHADAGVLRLMALLEDTIAFDQVAPIG
- a CDS encoding nucleotidyltransferase domain-containing protein; its protein translation is MTSAADAAERLVAAAESGELDAICQARGVRLLGLFGSAARPAGGPPPNDVDVAVSWDGLPDELGLLDDLVVLSGFDGIDLAVIDRADPLLRANAMVGKALFESEPGGYAVTQMAALAEERDTRWLRDLDLEALRRS
- a CDS encoding helix-turn-helix domain-containing protein yields the protein MSDGAAGLSEELWDVDRLAAYLGVGRRFVYRLTHERRIRHVKVANQLRFRPEDVAAFLAEQTVEADHGETPPSPARRGGRPRNEVVW